A genomic window from Solanum stenotomum isolate F172 chromosome 10, ASM1918654v1, whole genome shotgun sequence includes:
- the LOC125878269 gene encoding cysteine-rich receptor-like protein kinase 44 isoform X9, whose product MKLGYNLTTRQNWTLTSWLVSSTIPASGAFTLSLEAIQDAFQLVVSRRGEVYWTSGAWNNQGFPFLPLFHDSATIYQYNLNLVSDKDGMFLQFDATEGSFPSLALNSDGDILGGYRFTYTLFKDFCYGYESEDGCVSTQLPECRKDGDKFEQKSGDFIHATSITTEFYDNASISIVDCMQKCWENCSCVGFTTASGNGTGCRIWNGNGDFRVYESGNAMQRYVLVSPKSSKGKTWIWIVISVTIFIALLVSGFICYIIMRRRELQDEKRKEEAYIRELTAVDSFNTANLKEEDGREVQDLKIFSFGFILEATNNFSSEKMLGEGGFGPVYKGKFPDGREVAVKRLSRTSGQGLVEFKNELILIAKVQHTNLVRVLGCCIHGDERMLIYEYMPNKSLNFFLFDPARKELLDWQKRFAIIEGIAQGLLYLHKYSRMRVIHRDLKASNVLLDENMNPKIADFGLARIFKQNETEAVTGRVVGTYGYMAPEFAMEGTFSIKSDVFSFGVIILEIVSGRRNTSLQQIDRPLNLIGYAWELWKEGRALELKDPALEDLCDTEQLLRVIHVGLLCVQEGAADRPTMSDVISMLGNRSMSLPIAKQPAFFTGRDEAESYSSTINTKECSVNDCSITAVEAR is encoded by the exons ATGAAGCttggctataaccttaccacaaGGCAGAATTGGACTCTAACTTCTTGGTTGGTTAGTAGTACAATTCCGGCCTCAGGGGCTTTTACTTTAAGTTTGGAGGCAATTCAAGATGCATTTCAGTTGGTTGTTAGTCGAAGGGGCGAG GTTTATTGGACTAGTGGGGCTTGGAACAATCAAGGTTTTCCATTCTTACCTTTATTCCATGATTCTGCTACTATTTATCAGTATAATCTCAATTTGGTATCCGATAAAGATGGGATGTTCCTCCAATTTGATGCAACAGAGGGAAGCTTTCCAAGTCTTGCATTGAATTCAGACGGGGATATTCTTGGTGGATACCGGTTTACATACACCCTTTTTAAAGACTTCTGTTATGGTTATGAAAGCGAGGACGGTTGTGTCTCTACTCAGTTGCCTGAGTGTCGAAAGGATGGGGATAAATTTGAGCAAAAGAGTGGAGACTTTATACATGCAACTAGTATTACTACTGAGTTTTATGACAATGCAAGCATTAGTATTGTTGATTGTATGCAGAAGTGCTGGGAGAACTGCAGTTGTGTTGGGTTCACCACCGCCAGTGGCAATGGGACAGGCTGCCGTATTTGGAATGGAAATGGAGATTTTCGAGTCTATGAGAGTGGTAATGCAATGCAAAGATATGTTCTAGTTTCACCAAAATCATCTAAAG GAAAAACTTGGATATGGATAGTAATTAGTGTAACTATTTTTATCGCGTTGCTAGTATCTGGTTTCATCTGCTACATTATAATGAGAAGACGCGAACTACAAG ATGAGAAAAGAAAGGAGGAAGCATATATACGCGAGTTGACAGCAGTAGACAGCTTCAACACCGCAAATCTGAAAGAAGAAGATGGAAGGGAAGTACAAGATTTGAAGATATTTAGCTTTGGATTCATATTGGAAGCCACAAACAACTTCTCAAGTGAAAAGATGCTCGGAGAGGGTGGTTTTGGGCCTGTTTATAAG GGAAAATTTCCAGATGGACGAGAGGTGGCAGTCAAGAGACTTTCAAGAACCTCGGGACAAGGGCTTGTGGAGTTCAAAAATGAACTCATACTAATTGCCAAAGTTCAGCATACAAATCTAGTTCGAGTTCTAGGATGTTGTATTCACGGAGATGAGAGAATGTTGATATATGAGTACATGCCTAACAAGAGCTTGAACTTCTTCCTCTTTG ATCCTGCAAGAAAGGAGCTACTGGATTGGCAGAAGCGATTTGCAATTATCGAAGGAATTGCTCAAGGATTGCTCTATCTTCACAAATACTCAAGAATGAGAGTGATACATAGAGATCTAAAAGCCAGTAATGTGCTTTTGGATGAAAACATGAATCCTAAGATAGCTGATTTTGGTCTGGCAAGAATTTTCAAACAGAATGAGACGGAGGCAGTGACTGGCAGGGTTGTTGGAACATA TGGTTACATGGCTCCTGAGTTCGCCATGGAAGGAACTTTCTCAATCAAGTCTGACGTCTTCAGCTTTGGAGTCATAATACTGGAAATTGTGAGTGGTAGGAGAAATACTAGCTTACAACAAATTGATCGTCCACTTAACTTAATAGGTTAT GCATGGGAACTATGGAAAGAAGGGCGTGCACTAGAACTGAAGGATCCAGCTCTTGAGGATCTTTGTGACACTGAACAATTATTAAGAGTTATTCATGTCGGACTATTATGTGTACAAGAAGGTGCAGCAGATAGGCCAACAATGTCTGATGTTATCTCAATGCTTGGTAATAGAAGTATGTCGCTGCCAATTGCAAAACAACCTGCATTTTTCACAGGAAGAGATGAAGCTGAATCATATTCGTCCACAATCAATACAAAAGAGTGTTCGGTTAATGATTGTTCCATCACTGCCGTTGAAGCAAGATAA